The Candidatus Woesearchaeota archaeon genomic sequence TATTTTTTGTCCTTGATCCGAATAAAATCCTATTTTCTTTTCTACTGTAACACCAGGATAATTAGCCACAAATTGCCTGGCCCCGGTCAACATATTAAAAACAGTAGATTTACCAGAATTTGGCTGACCTGCCACAGCAACAATGTATTCTTGTTTATTGTTATTCATAAAAACTCACCTCAATATGTTTAGCCTCAGCATGGCGGATACTAACATAATAACCTCTAACTTCAAGTTCAACCGGGTCGACTAAAGGAGCATTTCTAATCACTTTTATTTCGACACCAGGAATAAATCCCATATCTAACAATCTCTGACCGGTAGCTCCTTCTAAATCAATATCAACTAACTTGCATTGCTGACCAGGTTTTAATTGGTCTAAATATAATAACCTGCTTACCGACATTGGTCTCTCCTCCTTTATACTTACTGTTCAACCATAATCTTCCTGGCTATTCCATGCCCAATTGCCAGTGAAGTGTTTGCTACTCTAACCAAAAAAGGGCCTGGTCTTCCGGAAGTTATTACTTCAATTTCTGAACCTTCATTAATGCCCATATCATATAAATGTTGAAGAAACCCTGCTCCATGGTTCCCGGTAAAAACAATTTGACCTTTTTCACCTGCTCTAAGTTTTGCTAACGGTATAATTTCTGGTTGTTCAAACATTAATCTTCATCCTTTCTTATTCTATGTTCTATAAAAAAATTAATTTTTTAAAACAAAAATTTTTCAGTATTAACTTACAGGTAATTTTCAATTTCATCATCTTTGTTTTTAACAAAACCCATTATTATCATTACAATAATTGCCAAAATGTAGAACCATACTAAAGCCTGCAAACCGGTAAGTCCTAACAAATTGCCACCGCTGAAAACAAGAACAGCAATCAAAGTACCTAAAATAATTGGGTAAAAGATTGCAAATAGCATCCATTTTGTGCTGCCGGTTTCCAGCCGTACAGCTAGTAAAGTAGGAATACAGGGTGGATACATAGCCATGAATAACATAATAGCCAGTGCATGTAGTGGCGTCCATCCCTTTTCCTGTTCGGCAACCCTGTCTTCCAGGCTATCGCCTTCATCTGATTTATAAATACTACCTAAAGTTGCTACGCTGCTTTCCTTAGCAGCAAAAGAACTAATCAAGGCAATATTGACTCGCCAGTTAAATCCGGCATATTTGGTTATAGGCTCTATCTTACGACCGACAAAACCAAGAACACTGTTAATAAGCGTCTGGTCATTTATATCTGCCCTAATCCCTCTTCTATTTCGGTCAAATTGAGTAAATGCCCTGGCAGTCTGCATTGCCTCTTGATCCCGCTGGAGTTCTCCGTCTACTCTGTATACTCCCCTATTGGCAATTTTAAAGAAATCCTCATTTTTTTCTCTGAACCTCTGGTCAATTGCTTCTTCTTTTTGTGTGCTATCTGCCCTTCTTCTGGCAATAGTGTAATTATTGTTATAATTAATAAATTCTTCTAAACTATCTCCAGAAAGCACTTCATGATAGGTAGAATCTTCTCCCAAATCATTGTAAAAATTACTGACAACCTGCTCCATTTGCGCCTGGAAATCATTTTTTGACTCCTGATTTAAACCCGGAAAATTGGTCAAAACAAAAACTAGAATCATTACCACTGCTACTACGGTGATAATCTTTTTAAAAAATAACAACAATCTTTCAATACATCTTCTTAAAATACCGCTAATGG encodes the following:
- a CDS encoding ferrous iron transport protein A, with translation MSVSRLLYLDQLKPGQQCKLVDIDLEGATGQRLLDMGFIPGVEIKVIRNAPLVDPVELEVRGYYVSIRHAEAKHIEVSFYE
- a CDS encoding ferrous iron transport protein A, with translation MFEQPEIIPLAKLRAGEKGQIVFTGNHGAGFLQHLYDMGINEGSEIEVITSGRPGPFLVRVANTSLAIGHGIARKIMVEQ
- a CDS encoding ferrous iron transport protein B, encoding LVAILEDVGYIPRMTFIMDRVFRHYGLHGQSLFPLVLGGVFVGGCAIPGVMATRGIKDERARLATILIVPLMNCLAKTPLYLLLIGIFFVQYQGFVMFFMATITLVIALSVSKLLSLTVLKTKEQAPFVLEMPPYHLPTISGILRRCIERLLLFFKKIITVVAVVMILVFVLTNFPGLNQESKNDFQAQMEQVVSNFYNDLGEDSTYHEVLSGDSLEEFINYNNNYTIARRRADSTQKEEAIDQRFREKNEDFFKIANRGVYRVDGELQRDQEAMQTARAFTQFDRNRRGIRADINDQTLINSVLGFVGRKIEPITKYAGFNWRVNIALISSFAAKESSVATLGSIYKSDEGDSLEDRVAEQEKGWTPLHALAIMLFMAMYPPCIPTLLAVRLETGSTKWMLFAIFYPIILGTLIAVLVFSGGNLLGLTGLQALVWFYILAIIVMIIMGFVKNKDDEIENYL